The proteins below are encoded in one region of Cyclopterus lumpus isolate fCycLum1 chromosome 8, fCycLum1.pri, whole genome shotgun sequence:
- the LOC117734629 gene encoding phosphoinositide 3-kinase regulatory subunit 5-like isoform X1: protein MMPKVEQSSCTEDRIQHILERCLSGLGLNTPDKQLWNAGLCINRWCLEELVKRDPHNFLILLQKLLRKTSQVLEQCRYELVVPLTLLFSSALLQAPHVALHCGVLQEAYLLFHGFLTWPEPCSSASKRLLKIIHKELRAPGISFQRLVRTEQGISPEIHCSKTIMVLLVNPDEDVPPEVQSVSEQLSSTHHSSRDVAILLILHCFQASLGANHDLRALRAALQTKQPEELQQLVEAVTDLMETAASMVDLRTARRALLSSMERLRDGLTVPAPSDGRTDAVGAVETFMLPFPKCHTCSWENDNLDFLNDILSSESDLDSPADCFPKSGMDDDDNNDTSVDEEDEVDHEFQSHRVSSTSSSSRDSGYSLSSSWSVVSTASGSSGVESDLSEDTTHKDTGEGGPDGQPKLRKKPKKKSRSILGVERFSMLFKAPLSPSSCRRVQSMGHQRTGPQLKLSRSLSRQVHPLHAPTARQDPLSPRKHMCVHRRPILSCDESDAAEWPTLVKVVVFGGDKEAGRLARAYSDLQQKESKCPRLTKTCTLQFYFVPTRRRTTGSTGGQTSTEGPTGSSTRAPSSVESNGSVLEDRTTDIAQVLGMMDPWYERNVLSLLSLSSDVLCQTACKDADESVSSVETLPLLADLVLYYCRHADQPVLVQLYQVELTLAGGERRREVFIHSLELGHTAGTRAVKAMGSASKRFGIEEEREAVPLALSVAYNKVAVSGRSQWIQTEVVCTSINLSKACCKPEQLDTQVESLQLTMTEVLKRQSSKSKKGYNQHISISEVKVDGEEDGTTFAVCLDQDEKKFIQRVTRCEVSLCCKLGSSSDWRSYKPSPGQVQPLHPSYCSLLCLPITSFSASCP, encoded by the exons ATGATGCCGAAGGTGGAGCAGAGCTCGTGCACGGAGGATCGCATACAGCATATCCTTGAGCGCTGCCTCAGTGGCCTGGGTCTCAACACTCCTGACAAACAACTCTGGAACG CTGGACTGTGCATAAACCGCTGGTGTTTGGAGGAACTTGTGAAGAGAGATCCCCACAATTTCCTCATCCTTCTGCAGAAACTACTGAGGAAAACATCGCAG GTGCTCGAGCAGTGTCGGTATGAACTGGTGGTGCCCctcactctcctcttctcttcagcCCTCCTTCAA GCTCCTCATGTGGCGCTGCACTGTGGCGTGCTGCAGGAGGCCTACTTGTTGTTTCACGGCTTCCTGACCTGGCCGGAGCCTTGCAGCTCTGCCAGTAAACGCCTGCTGAAAATCATCCACAAGGAGCTCAGAGCACCAG GTATTTCGTTTCAAAGACTGGTTCGGACAGAGCAGGGTATTTCCCCTGAGATTCACTGCTCCAAAACCAT AATGGTGCTGTTGGTGAACCCAGATGAGGACGTCCCTCCAGAGGTCCAATCCGTCTCGGAGCAGCTGAGCAGCACCCATCACTCCAGCAGAGACGTCgccatcctcctcatcctgcacTGCTTTCAGGCCTCACTGGGCGCCAACCACGACCTGCGGGCGCTCCGCGCTGCCCTCCAG ACAAAGCAGcctgaggagctgcagcagctcgtGGAGGCAGTGACTGACCTCATGGAGACGGCTGCCTCGATGGTAGATCTCAGGACAGCTCGACGAGCTCTGCTAAGCAGCATGGAGAGGCTCAGAGATGGCCTCACTGTTCCTGCTCCTAGTGATGGCCGCACAGATGCTG TAGGGGCTGTTGAGACTTTCATGCTGCCCTTCCCCAAATGTCACACGTGCTCCTGGGAAAACGACAACTTAG ATTTTCTGAATGACATTCTCTCCAGCGAGTCCGACCTGGACTCACCTGCAGACTGTTTCCCTAAATCCGGAATGGATGACGACGATAACAATGACACCAGCGTGGATGAGGAAGACGAGGTGGACCATGAGTTTCAGAGCCACCGcgtctcctccacttcctcgTCCTCGAGGGACTCTGGCtactccctctcctccagctggtcTGTGGTCTCCACGGCGTCTGGCTCATCAGGCGTGGAAAGTGACCTCAGCGAGGACACAACGCACAAGGACACAGGAGAGGGAGGACCAGATGGCCAACCGAAGCTGAGGAAGAAACCCAAAAAGAAGTCCAGATCCATCTTGGGAGTTGAGCGCTTCTCCATGCTCTTCAAGGCTCCCCTCAGCCCGAGCAGTTGCCGCCGGGTCCAGAGCATGGGCCACCAAAGAACTGGGCCGCAGCTCAAACTCTCCAGGTCCCTGTCCAGACAAGTCCATCCTCTGCATGCGCCCACCGCTAGACAGGATCCTCTCTCCCCCCGAAAGCACATGTGCGTCCACAGGAGGCCGATCCTGAGCTGCGACGAAAGCGACGCAGCAGAGTGGCCCACGCTGGTCAAAGTGGTGGTGTTCGGAGGGGACAAAGAAGCTGGCAGGCTGGCCAGGGCGTACAGCGACCTGCAGCAGAAGGAGAGTAAATGTCCCCGACTCACCAAGACATGCACACTGCAGTTTTACTTTGTTCCCACCAGAAGGAGGACTACGGGAAGCACAGGAGGACAAACATCAACTGAAGGGCCGACAGGAAGTTCAACCAGAGCTCCTTCCTCTGTG GAGTCTAACGGCAGTGTGCTGGAGGACAGGACCACTGACATCGCCCAGGTGTTGGGCATGATGGACCCCTGGTACGAGCGGAACGTCCTCAGTCTGCTCAGCCTGTCCTCTGACGTCCTCTGTCAG ACTGCCTGTAAGGACGCCGATGAGTCGGTGAGCAGCGTGGAGACTCTCCCCCTGCTGGCTGACCTGGTGCTCTATTACTGTCGACATGCGGACCAGCCTGTTCTGGTGCAGCTCTACCAGGTTGAG TTGACCCtggctggaggagagaggagaagggaagtGTTTATTCACTCTCTGGAGCTCGGGCACACTGCTGGAACCAGAGCTGTTAAGGCCATGG gTTCTGCCAGCAAAAGGTTTGGCATTGAGGAAGAACGGGAGGCCGTCCCTCTAGCGCTCAGTGTTGCCTACAACAAG GTGGCTGTTAGCGGGAGGAGTCAGTGGATCCAGACGGAGGTGGTCTGCACATCAATAAATCTTTCCAAAGCCTGCTGCAAACCGGAGCAGCTAG ATACACAAGTAGAAAGTCTACAGCTGACAATGACAGAAGTCCTAAAGAGGCAGAGCTCCAAGTCTAAAAAGGGATACAACCAG CACATCTCCATATCAGAGGTGAAGGTGGACGGTGAAGAGGATGGGACAACGTTTGCCGTGTGTCTGGATCAGGATGAGAAGAAGTTCATCCAACGTGTCACCAG gtgtgAGGTGTCCCTGTGCTGTAAACTAGGAAGCAGTTCAGACTGGAGGTCCTACAAGCCCTCACCTGGCCAAGTCCAGCCCCTGCACCCGTCCTATTGCTCCCTGCTCTGCCTCCCCATcacctctttctctgcctcatGCCCCTGA
- the LOC117734629 gene encoding phosphoinositide 3-kinase regulatory subunit 5-like isoform X3: MVLLVNPDEDVPPEVQSVSEQLSSTHHSSRDVAILLILHCFQASLGANHDLRALRAALQTKQPEELQQLVEAVTDLMETAASMVDLRTARRALLSSMERLRDGLTVPAPSDGRTDAVGAVETFMLPFPKCHTCSWENDNLDFLNDILSSESDLDSPADCFPKSGMDDDDNNDTSVDEEDEVDHEFQSHRVSSTSSSSRDSGYSLSSSWSVVSTASGSSGVESDLSEDTTHKDTGEGGPDGQPKLRKKPKKKSRSILGVERFSMLFKAPLSPSSCRRVQSMGHQRTGPQLKLSRSLSRQVHPLHAPTARQDPLSPRKHMCVHRRPILSCDESDAAEWPTLVKVVVFGGDKEAGRLARAYSDLQQKESKCPRLTKTCTLQFYFVPTRRRTTGSTGGQTSTEGPTGSSTRAPSSVESNGSVLEDRTTDIAQVLGMMDPWYERNVLSLLSLSSDVLCQTACKDADESVSSVETLPLLADLVLYYCRHADQPVLVQLYQVELTLAGGERRREVFIHSLELGHTAGTRAVKAMGSASKRFGIEEEREAVPLALSVAYNKVAVSGRSQWIQTEVVCTSINLSKACCKPEQLDTQVESLQLTMTEVLKRQSSKSKKGYNQHISISEVKVDGEEDGTTFAVCLDQDEKKFIQRVTRCEVSLCCKLGSSSDWRSYKPSPGQVQPLHPSYCSLLCLPITSFSASCP; the protein is encoded by the exons ATGGTGCTGTTGGTGAACCCAGATGAGGACGTCCCTCCAGAGGTCCAATCCGTCTCGGAGCAGCTGAGCAGCACCCATCACTCCAGCAGAGACGTCgccatcctcctcatcctgcacTGCTTTCAGGCCTCACTGGGCGCCAACCACGACCTGCGGGCGCTCCGCGCTGCCCTCCAG ACAAAGCAGcctgaggagctgcagcagctcgtGGAGGCAGTGACTGACCTCATGGAGACGGCTGCCTCGATGGTAGATCTCAGGACAGCTCGACGAGCTCTGCTAAGCAGCATGGAGAGGCTCAGAGATGGCCTCACTGTTCCTGCTCCTAGTGATGGCCGCACAGATGCTG TAGGGGCTGTTGAGACTTTCATGCTGCCCTTCCCCAAATGTCACACGTGCTCCTGGGAAAACGACAACTTAG ATTTTCTGAATGACATTCTCTCCAGCGAGTCCGACCTGGACTCACCTGCAGACTGTTTCCCTAAATCCGGAATGGATGACGACGATAACAATGACACCAGCGTGGATGAGGAAGACGAGGTGGACCATGAGTTTCAGAGCCACCGcgtctcctccacttcctcgTCCTCGAGGGACTCTGGCtactccctctcctccagctggtcTGTGGTCTCCACGGCGTCTGGCTCATCAGGCGTGGAAAGTGACCTCAGCGAGGACACAACGCACAAGGACACAGGAGAGGGAGGACCAGATGGCCAACCGAAGCTGAGGAAGAAACCCAAAAAGAAGTCCAGATCCATCTTGGGAGTTGAGCGCTTCTCCATGCTCTTCAAGGCTCCCCTCAGCCCGAGCAGTTGCCGCCGGGTCCAGAGCATGGGCCACCAAAGAACTGGGCCGCAGCTCAAACTCTCCAGGTCCCTGTCCAGACAAGTCCATCCTCTGCATGCGCCCACCGCTAGACAGGATCCTCTCTCCCCCCGAAAGCACATGTGCGTCCACAGGAGGCCGATCCTGAGCTGCGACGAAAGCGACGCAGCAGAGTGGCCCACGCTGGTCAAAGTGGTGGTGTTCGGAGGGGACAAAGAAGCTGGCAGGCTGGCCAGGGCGTACAGCGACCTGCAGCAGAAGGAGAGTAAATGTCCCCGACTCACCAAGACATGCACACTGCAGTTTTACTTTGTTCCCACCAGAAGGAGGACTACGGGAAGCACAGGAGGACAAACATCAACTGAAGGGCCGACAGGAAGTTCAACCAGAGCTCCTTCCTCTGTG GAGTCTAACGGCAGTGTGCTGGAGGACAGGACCACTGACATCGCCCAGGTGTTGGGCATGATGGACCCCTGGTACGAGCGGAACGTCCTCAGTCTGCTCAGCCTGTCCTCTGACGTCCTCTGTCAG ACTGCCTGTAAGGACGCCGATGAGTCGGTGAGCAGCGTGGAGACTCTCCCCCTGCTGGCTGACCTGGTGCTCTATTACTGTCGACATGCGGACCAGCCTGTTCTGGTGCAGCTCTACCAGGTTGAG TTGACCCtggctggaggagagaggagaagggaagtGTTTATTCACTCTCTGGAGCTCGGGCACACTGCTGGAACCAGAGCTGTTAAGGCCATGG gTTCTGCCAGCAAAAGGTTTGGCATTGAGGAAGAACGGGAGGCCGTCCCTCTAGCGCTCAGTGTTGCCTACAACAAG GTGGCTGTTAGCGGGAGGAGTCAGTGGATCCAGACGGAGGTGGTCTGCACATCAATAAATCTTTCCAAAGCCTGCTGCAAACCGGAGCAGCTAG ATACACAAGTAGAAAGTCTACAGCTGACAATGACAGAAGTCCTAAAGAGGCAGAGCTCCAAGTCTAAAAAGGGATACAACCAG CACATCTCCATATCAGAGGTGAAGGTGGACGGTGAAGAGGATGGGACAACGTTTGCCGTGTGTCTGGATCAGGATGAGAAGAAGTTCATCCAACGTGTCACCAG gtgtgAGGTGTCCCTGTGCTGTAAACTAGGAAGCAGTTCAGACTGGAGGTCCTACAAGCCCTCACCTGGCCAAGTCCAGCCCCTGCACCCGTCCTATTGCTCCCTGCTCTGCCTCCCCATcacctctttctctgcctcatGCCCCTGA
- the LOC117734629 gene encoding phosphoinositide 3-kinase regulatory subunit 5-like isoform X2, translating into MMPKVEQSSCTEDRIQHILERCLSGLGLNTPDKQLWNAGLCINRWCLEELVKRDPHNFLILLQKLLRKTSQVLEQCRYELVVPLTLLFSSALLQAPHVALHCGVLQEAYLLFHGFLTWPEPCSSASKRLLKIIHKELRAPGISFQRLVRTEQGISPEIHCSKTIMVLLVNPDEDVPPEVQSVSEQLSSTHHSSRDVAILLILHCFQASLGANHDLRALRAALQTKQPEELQQLVEAVTDLMETAASMVDLRTARRALLSSMERLRDGLTVPAPSDGRTDAVGAVETFMLPFPKCHTCSWENDNLDFLNDILSSESDLDSPADCFPKSGMDDDDNNDTSVDEEDEVDHEFQSHRVSSTSSSSRDSGYSLSSSWSVVSTASGSSGVESDLSEDTTHKDTGEGGPDGQPKLRKKPKKKSRSILGVERFSMLFKAPLSPSSCRRVQSMGHQRTGPQLKLSRSLSRQVHPLHAPTARQDPLSPRKHMCVHRRPILSCDESDAAEWPTLVKVVVFGGDKEAGRLARAYSDLQQKESKCPRLTKTCTLQFYFVPTRRRTTGSTGGQTSTEGPTGSSTRAPSSVESNGSVLEDRTTDIAQVLGMMDPWYERNVLSLLSLSSDVLCQTACKDADESVSSVETLPLLADLVLYYCRHADQPVLVQLYQVELTLAGGERRREVFIHSLELGHTAGTRAVKAMGSASKRFGIEEEREAVPLALSVAYNKVAVSGRSQWIQTEVVCTSINLSKACCKPEQLGV; encoded by the exons ATGATGCCGAAGGTGGAGCAGAGCTCGTGCACGGAGGATCGCATACAGCATATCCTTGAGCGCTGCCTCAGTGGCCTGGGTCTCAACACTCCTGACAAACAACTCTGGAACG CTGGACTGTGCATAAACCGCTGGTGTTTGGAGGAACTTGTGAAGAGAGATCCCCACAATTTCCTCATCCTTCTGCAGAAACTACTGAGGAAAACATCGCAG GTGCTCGAGCAGTGTCGGTATGAACTGGTGGTGCCCctcactctcctcttctcttcagcCCTCCTTCAA GCTCCTCATGTGGCGCTGCACTGTGGCGTGCTGCAGGAGGCCTACTTGTTGTTTCACGGCTTCCTGACCTGGCCGGAGCCTTGCAGCTCTGCCAGTAAACGCCTGCTGAAAATCATCCACAAGGAGCTCAGAGCACCAG GTATTTCGTTTCAAAGACTGGTTCGGACAGAGCAGGGTATTTCCCCTGAGATTCACTGCTCCAAAACCAT AATGGTGCTGTTGGTGAACCCAGATGAGGACGTCCCTCCAGAGGTCCAATCCGTCTCGGAGCAGCTGAGCAGCACCCATCACTCCAGCAGAGACGTCgccatcctcctcatcctgcacTGCTTTCAGGCCTCACTGGGCGCCAACCACGACCTGCGGGCGCTCCGCGCTGCCCTCCAG ACAAAGCAGcctgaggagctgcagcagctcgtGGAGGCAGTGACTGACCTCATGGAGACGGCTGCCTCGATGGTAGATCTCAGGACAGCTCGACGAGCTCTGCTAAGCAGCATGGAGAGGCTCAGAGATGGCCTCACTGTTCCTGCTCCTAGTGATGGCCGCACAGATGCTG TAGGGGCTGTTGAGACTTTCATGCTGCCCTTCCCCAAATGTCACACGTGCTCCTGGGAAAACGACAACTTAG ATTTTCTGAATGACATTCTCTCCAGCGAGTCCGACCTGGACTCACCTGCAGACTGTTTCCCTAAATCCGGAATGGATGACGACGATAACAATGACACCAGCGTGGATGAGGAAGACGAGGTGGACCATGAGTTTCAGAGCCACCGcgtctcctccacttcctcgTCCTCGAGGGACTCTGGCtactccctctcctccagctggtcTGTGGTCTCCACGGCGTCTGGCTCATCAGGCGTGGAAAGTGACCTCAGCGAGGACACAACGCACAAGGACACAGGAGAGGGAGGACCAGATGGCCAACCGAAGCTGAGGAAGAAACCCAAAAAGAAGTCCAGATCCATCTTGGGAGTTGAGCGCTTCTCCATGCTCTTCAAGGCTCCCCTCAGCCCGAGCAGTTGCCGCCGGGTCCAGAGCATGGGCCACCAAAGAACTGGGCCGCAGCTCAAACTCTCCAGGTCCCTGTCCAGACAAGTCCATCCTCTGCATGCGCCCACCGCTAGACAGGATCCTCTCTCCCCCCGAAAGCACATGTGCGTCCACAGGAGGCCGATCCTGAGCTGCGACGAAAGCGACGCAGCAGAGTGGCCCACGCTGGTCAAAGTGGTGGTGTTCGGAGGGGACAAAGAAGCTGGCAGGCTGGCCAGGGCGTACAGCGACCTGCAGCAGAAGGAGAGTAAATGTCCCCGACTCACCAAGACATGCACACTGCAGTTTTACTTTGTTCCCACCAGAAGGAGGACTACGGGAAGCACAGGAGGACAAACATCAACTGAAGGGCCGACAGGAAGTTCAACCAGAGCTCCTTCCTCTGTG GAGTCTAACGGCAGTGTGCTGGAGGACAGGACCACTGACATCGCCCAGGTGTTGGGCATGATGGACCCCTGGTACGAGCGGAACGTCCTCAGTCTGCTCAGCCTGTCCTCTGACGTCCTCTGTCAG ACTGCCTGTAAGGACGCCGATGAGTCGGTGAGCAGCGTGGAGACTCTCCCCCTGCTGGCTGACCTGGTGCTCTATTACTGTCGACATGCGGACCAGCCTGTTCTGGTGCAGCTCTACCAGGTTGAG TTGACCCtggctggaggagagaggagaagggaagtGTTTATTCACTCTCTGGAGCTCGGGCACACTGCTGGAACCAGAGCTGTTAAGGCCATGG gTTCTGCCAGCAAAAGGTTTGGCATTGAGGAAGAACGGGAGGCCGTCCCTCTAGCGCTCAGTGTTGCCTACAACAAG GTGGCTGTTAGCGGGAGGAGTCAGTGGATCCAGACGGAGGTGGTCTGCACATCAATAAATCTTTCCAAAGCCTGCTGCAAACCGGAGCAGCTAGGTGTGTGA